The Danio aesculapii chromosome 7, fDanAes4.1, whole genome shotgun sequence DNA window aacaacaccAGAACAAACCAAGATCAAGTCAGAATAAAGGTGCAACATTGCTGCAATATTAAGCAATGCACATTAAGGCCAATTTGAAAAACTATACAAGATACTGAACTCTGTGTGTCTTTTAGTACATTATTGTTAAGGCATTTTGTTTGACAGAGAGGTAATTTTGGTTGGTTGCAGGCATCAAATCAAGGTTGCTTGTTTTATGGGGAACAGACTGATGAATCAGCTGGCTATTGTCTTCATGGTAGATTAGTGATCTAAGTCTATGTGCTGGTGGACACACCGGTTTTCTTCTCATTGAAGAAACTCTTCAGCATAAGCACCTGGCCAATACAGACTACAAACAGGATGACGGTCTCCCCGACGGACCAAAAGTGCACACGCTCATTCAGGTCCTCTGCTCTAAGACGATCCTGAGCCTCTCGAAGACGATACCAGGTCTGAGAGTCTGAAACCACTTTGAGGATCTCATGGATAGACAGGCAGGCTGACTCCATCTGCATGATTTATTCAGAGATTCATATCAAATGCATATATGCAGCGCATATGCTTGTGAGTGAATGCTGCTTGCGTTTCTCACCTGTGTGAGAGCTGTGGCTCTGTTCATGTCAGGCAACAGCCGGTCATCCTCTCCACTTCTGAAGTCCAGGTAAACAGTCTTGTGAGAGAAGGTTGAGAACTCATTGCTGAAGCAGACCTTGTACACTCCCTTCATGACTGTTGTGTGGGAAAAGCTGTCATACTGCTTTTTTCGTTCCTGATACAGCATGTTATTCATTGGATCGGTCACAAAACAGTCAACATCATAGTTTCCTCCAGCAATAACCTATATGAAAAGATAAGTGTTAATACTGACAATATGTTTTTGCCTTAAATGTTTAACATTGaagtaaagttgttttttttttattcacacattcggtcagtgacaacttgtgacatgctccctaaattgtttaccatggtactttgaatatacAGTCTGAAATCATTTAGAATTTGCAGATaaaacttttctgaaattatattattatccgaatgtgtgaatataaaaccaactttacgtTACCTCAATATGCTTAACCGGTTGTTAGACCGCAGAATTATCGCGACGTATGTTTTTGCTCCATAGAGCTAAACAATAAAAGGTAAACAAACGTGGACAACCCAGTGATAAACATTCACTTGTATTACATCTAATGGCCCACATATTACATTTAAGCACACAAGTAATGTACTAAAAGCCGTTGGCGGAGTAGTTACCTGAAAGTCTATATCAAACTTGGCTCCTTGCTCTAGTTCCTCGTAAAAGCATTGCTTTTCGTTATCTGGCAACTCAAAAGTTAATTCGGTGGCATTTACAAAGGCTATGTACACAGCCAGAAGTAAAAAGGAGTGTCTCATTATGTTTAAGTGGTAAGAAATTAGATTATTCGTTAAAATGTGCAGAAAGCCTCCTCCATTAAGTTTCCGCTGGTTTGCCTGAACGCACTCAGCCACTTGACAGACCGATGCGAAACATCACTGACGTGGCAGGAGGACGGGGGACTTCCGgttttgtttttccaaaataaacGAAAGCCTactttttacattgttttgtgcACAGATATAACAtactttattactattattattatttaaaatatacctTTTAATGCTATCATGTTAAATACGTAGCGTCTTGTAATACTGCATGTTATTTATTGCAGTATTGCATGTTGGTGGATGAAAACGACTacatattcaaatatttaatttcGGCAAAACTTTCTATAGTGGTTTTAGTAATTTAAAATCAAGACCGTTACTTAAACTAGGTCGTGTACATCCcataaataaaagcttttattgtTGATCGAAGAACTGGGGTGGGAACTAAACAAcgcaaattaatataaataataataaatagcaaaaaacataatatttgaatatataattgATTACTGTCCAAAGTGAAGTCCTAAAGTTATTTTTATCCATATGATTGTTTtacactattatttttattttatgacataTGCTGTAAAACAACAAATCTACATTATGTTTTGCAAGTAAATCCTTTTTTCCACAAAGCATTTTGTCTTTACAAAGCTGATCCTACTAATCAGTGTTATTTTATCATTGACTCTGAAGAAAAAATAGACTTGAACATGAATCATGTAGCACAAGGTTACCCAAATATTTGTTCGTCCATGATTCAGTTTCTTGGCTAAATACACAACCAAACGCTGTTTTAACCTTTACGAcgactgaaaaaaagaaaatgtaagtaGCACAGACCATTTTTTTCTGTCTCATAATTTACCAGGGAAGGTGTTTTCAAACAACTGATCTCAAACATTTTACTCCAAGAACACCAGCTAAACCTTTCATGCCGTGGGCGAAAGTAAACAGATTTGTTCAAGAAGAGTAAGGGCACAACTGGGGCCCTCGAAGACGGTTCAAACTattgttaaaaatacagttttaaaatgtttaatgacaGATTTATAAACGGTTTCTGTGTGTGATAGCTTCATGTTTTACACTCAGCGTatggactcttattttgaaatgtaTGACTGAAGCACGCGAGTCTACAGTAGAGTTTACTTCGAAGTGCTCTTTTCCTGTAGTGTGTAGGGGTGGAGACCTGCGTCTGCTCGGACACTTCTGCTGTTGAGGAGCAGCTTATGTCACAACTGGACTGTTAAAGTGTCAACCAGGTGTAATTATGCAGGACTACACAAACGCAGTGAAGGAGTTTGTAGAGGATCACTATACAGGTGTCACGTTTGTCCTAATTACAGGTAAATCATAATGTTACTTCATGTTACAAACcgttcagaaaaaaaatgatggCTTCCGAGATTTATCATGTAAAGCATGAGAAACCTTGAATGACTGAATTAGAGATTAAACATATATCATTATGTACGTACATAAATCTATACATTAAACACCACTTATCACTACGACATGGAACAGTTACGTAACTTTTATAGCATTTCTCTTTCTAGATTTGTTTAGAGCAGAGTTTTCTATTTGAATTTCTGTCTCTGTAAAATTATTGTATAAACATCAGCCATCATGATCGACTGAGAacactgatatatttattataacgGGGAATATCTTAGATATGTCTTATATAACATCTTATCTATACATGTTGCCTGTGTCCTGACCTGGATAAACTTTACCTGTACTCTTGAGATATGAGTGTTATGAAAGCAGGCTAGAGGTGATAGAGATGGTGAGGGCAGTAATGTTGTAAATGTGCCGGCAGGTGTCGGTCTCTTTGGATTGAGGAGATGGCTGGCCGGTGGAGTCTGCAGGAGCAAAGCCCGTCTGGACGGAAAAACTGTTCTCATAACCGGAGGCAACACTGGGATCGGCAAAGAGACAGCGGTGGACATGGCCAAGAGAGGTCAGATCATTTTAATGGCGctctaaatatgatttttaagtaTTAGCCTATTCTACTTTTAAGTAAAAGTTAACATATTCATTGCAAACATTGTGtggtatttaaaaagtaaaacatgaaaggtctagttcacccaaaaatgaaaaagttctgttattaattactctccctcatgtcgttccaatctCTTTTTGTTGACCTTTGTTCAACTTTGGAGCatacattaagatattttagattaaattcaAAAGCTCTCTCATGCTCCATAGACAGCAAAAACCTTGCTAAAATATTTCATATGATTCCAGTGGTCGACTGTAATCATATCaagctccaagaacatttttatgcggcaaaaaaaaaaaccctgcaaataCAGCTTGTTTTTCTCTTCCACGTCAGGTCAGGTTTCGCATATACTATGGGCAGTACGGCATATTCCCCGTAGAGTCTGCAGCATGACATACTAGTATTGTATTGCCCAGGGACAGTATTTTTGCCTGGGACAGTTATTCAACTTCAGGTCACTGTAGCAATCAGTAAGTGAGAGAAAGCGGAGGCAGAAGGGGCAGGTCAGATTGACCAacaggccaccgggaaatgtcccggtgctccctatggccagtcttTCCCTGGTATTGCCTGTAGTGAACGCGCACCCTGATCTGATGTGGAAGACACTggcaaacaaagtcatttttGCAGCACAAAATTGTTTTTGGAGcatcatatgattacagttgactCACTGAAGGGCATGGAATGATTTGATAAAGTTATGGATTCCATCTCTGAGTTTTGAACATCCCGGGACCTTTGCTgactatggaggatgagagagctctcacaATTTTTGTTCTGATGATGAATTGAAGTGATTGAAACTACAGTGGGGTTGAAAATGTTTG harbors:
- the tmed3 gene encoding transmembrane emp24 domain-containing protein 3, producing the protein MRHSFLLLAVYIAFVNATELTFELPDNEKQCFYEELEQGAKFDIDFQVIAGGNYDVDCFVTDPMNNMLYQERKKQYDSFSHTTVMKGVYKVCFSNEFSTFSHKTVYLDFRSGEDDRLLPDMNRATALTQMESACLSIHEILKVVSDSQTWYRLREAQDRLRAEDLNERVHFWSVGETVILFVVCIGQVLMLKSFFNEKKTGVSTST